DNA sequence from the Lycium barbarum isolate Lr01 chromosome 5, ASM1917538v2, whole genome shotgun sequence genome:
taattaggccaatttgacttagcttatctaaagcagatTATAAGCTgtcttataagccaaaaaaaataagttagcttataagctatttgcagcttataggcataagcccatccaatcAGGCTCTAATATTTTAACAATGGACATGCGTGACAGTTGCATCAGAAACAAAAGTGCAGTAAAAGGCCAAATATGTAGGCGTAAAATCTCCACTACTACTTTGCTTCAAGATTCTTAGAATTCAAAACTCAAAAAGGAAAATGAAGGTGAAGTAGAAGAGTTGTAGCAAAGATTTGTGTACTTGAAAAAGAATGACGTTGTAGAAGCAAGAAACAAGGAAGCATGTTGATCTAACAAAGCAAACAAGGTTTGAACATAATGAACTACAAAGATGTTTTAGCTTCTTTCCAAAATAAGATAAGCTCTTCATGGTTGCCTAATTCCCAGTCCCCTTCTTTTGGGTGATTCTGTTCCTTAATTATGTTGTGCCTGtaaatttttctcttttttcacATGGATGCCACCGTTTAGCTGAAATGGTAATAGTATGTTAGTAACCCTATCAAACTTCAAGTAAGATACTAGGACTAGAATGATTTAGGAATTCCAGTTTAACTGCAGGATTTGAATCATGTCTGAATTTGTAAATTTGGCGGAAGGCTCAAAATTCTGAACATTAAATGAGAATAGGTTGAGTATTTGAGTCCTGAAAGGTAATGAGTGCTTGGGTTTTGAAATGTAACTTGATGTACCTTTGGAGGATTATGCTTTATGGTGTCACATATAGGCAGTTAGCCTGGTCATATtatatatttctttatttttttcttctccaaggcaGTATTGTATTTTTCATTGTGCATGGTAATTTATTTCATTAAGAACTACTACATATGATTTGCAAAGCATATAACCGAACGTCACACGATTTCTCTTCTATTACTTGAATTGTAAAGTTGGATTTATTAGCAAAAGGTTctgccataatttttttttacccaAATGATAGTTCTAAATTTCACTCAAGAAGGATTTTCCATCGCTCTGACCAATTATTAAGAAAAGTCTAAATGGCTCGATTGTTACTAGACCTCTCCTATTCTTATTAATACAGAAACAAGATTTTTTAAGATTTTCAGTTGCTAGACTTATAAATATCTcaaattttcactatttttaatatatactcgattttttttttaaagtaggcTTAATGAGCTCTGATGGAAgtaaattattcatgtaattttatacataaaaaataagttttaaaataaaatatgaatAATTATATCTTATTCTCTCATATTTTCTGACAGAATTTTACAGGAAGAAGAGTATTGCAGAAGAATAGAGAAGAAACGAATTGTCAAAGAAGTAAGCAAAGAATTCAATAGGTGCAACCACGAATTCATAAGTTATAACCGTGGAGTTTTACATGTGGGAATTAGAAAAGTCAACATTAGGAGAAGTTGTGAAATTCACGGGTGTCACCGCTTCATACTCACACTCGTCAGGTGTTGAAATCCACGGGTGTCACCTCTTCATACTCACACtcgtcaagtgttgaaatccacgGGTGTCACCGCTTCATACTCACAgccgtcaagtgttgaaatccacTGGTGTTACCGCTTCATACTCACAGCCATCAAGTGTTGAAATTCACGGGTGTTGCCgcttcatactcacacccgtcaatTGTGGGCATCAAAAAAAGAATTGCAAAATTCATGGGTGCGACTACCGTTGTCATACTCTCACCCATCAAGTAAGATCACGGATGTGAGCACTACTTCAAAGAATGCATTCGCAGGGAGAGACTACATTCTCTAATAAATCGAAGCATCACTTTGCTTACAAAGGATATAATATAATCCAATCTTGAGAAAGACATAAGAAATAGTCTTTGctctatttctcttctttttatatttgtagaagtagtattttattttaaatttcttTCTTACATACTCCTTAATAGAGTAGTTTCTTTTTGTTGGATAGTTGAAGAAGCTTGGTATGATGCTATAATattatttttactttaattttttcatgtcttaatattcaaatctttgatcttgcttcttttagtcctaattctcacggagggattaatTCAAACTAGTTTATCGATTCAAAAATCTCAATATTatttcttttagtcctaattctcacggagggattaattcaaataattttgttggtttaaattttttatcttatttccttcggttctaattctcacggagggattgactcaaataagtttaatgATTTGAGGAGTCTCTAGCTTATTTCTTTCAGTTTTAATTCTCGCGGCTGGACTGACTCAAATGAGTTTAGTGATTTTAAGGGTTAATCGCAAGAGGTCTTGACCCAATCGCAAGAGGTCTTCTCTATTCTTCTGCAATACTCTTCTTCCTGTAAAATTCTATCAGAAAATAGGAGATAATAAGATataattattcatgttttattttaaaatttatttttttatgtataaaattacatgaataatttatacCCATCAAGCTCAATCATCACCGCGTGAAGCGCGGCTAAATTACCTAGTTTAATATATTTGAGAAGGTTACTTAGTCTTATTTGTTGTAACTAAACAAAACACAAATAAACCAAAGgaaaaagaggaaaagaaaacAGCAAAAAAGTGGCGTCACCAGAGAATTTAAAGGGGAAATGATGCAACTGGCATGAATTTTTGGGAAAGTTGGTTGTCGTGATAAAAAGATGATGGGAAAGGCGAAGCTACTTGTTCAAAAGACAGATCAAAATTAGGTGGTGTCTGTGATCTTGTAGAAACTTATATTTACCTACTATTAAGAATTCGGTGAAATCGATGAGAAGTCTTCGCTTAAAAATTTTAAATTCGAGCTTtaataaaattaaatttttttatgggaagctttcttctttttaataGACTAAATGCGACGCAAATTTGAATATGTCGTATTAATGAACAATCTATACTGGGATAATAATAGTCTAAGAAAATGATAAGTCTATATCGACCTTATTAGTTGAAGCCGAGAAGGGTCCAAATGCCAATTGTATGTGTACGTGTCCAGAATCTTCCTTTCTAAAAATGCAAAATCATCATGCGGAATCTAATTACCAAAGGTAAACGCCAAGACTCTTGAAAACATAAGTTTGTTTCTCGTGGTTTTGGGAATCGATTAATTTGAGAAGTTAGAGATAAAACATTTCTTTATAAAAAGTGATTTTATTCTCAAAGCTCAAACTCAAAAAGTCTTATTCAAGATAAAGAGATAATTATCACCCTATGACAACCTTTAATGTGGTTTGAAAACACCAACATCCATCCATCCACATATCTCTTTCATCCCGTGTTTATCACCAAATATAATTTTCATTGTCTtctgcaaaataaaataaaaactgaCAAGAACTCCTCTGTCCATTTAAAATGAATACACCGagaaaaaattgaacatgaattagaCATTAAAATCGTACAACAACTTTAACACAATCTAATCAACATGACTCTACGAAGTACAACAAAATTCGCTTATAGAACTTAGTGAAAGATCAAGTGGTGATCAAAAACAGAGAAACTCCTCTGTACAATTTTTAAACAATCTAATTTAACATGTTCTAAGTTACATCAAAATCCATTTCATAGATAAAACTAGTGATCAAAAGACATAAATGAAAATATCAGAGGCAATAgtggtcatcatcatcatcttcatggTTCTTGATTCTTGAAGAAATAAATAAATGACCATATAGAAGAATCCAATTACCAAATGTAAAGCCAGGACTTTTGAAAATACATGTTTTTTCATCTCACACGTGGTTTTTGATAGCATTTGTTTTAAGGCTCGATTGATACTTTAAATTCGCACCGAGAAATCTCACTTTGAGAATTACGTGTTCTCTACCAGAGAGAACTTCATTTCTGATGTCCAAGCCTAAATTTCTAATCACGAGAAGGAACCCTTGCAAGTTGCAACTCCACCACACCCTTTGATTGTTTGAAAACTAATTTTGCAAAACAATAAAACAGAGGACTCTTCTGTCCACATAATATCAATAAACATAGAAAAATGGAACTGATGATCATTCAATAGACATAAAATGTTACAACAATTCTCAAACAATCTTATTAACACGTTCTCTACTAATTACATCAAAACTCACATAGATACCTAACTTAATGAAAAAgcaaaatcaaaggaaaaatagtagtagtaatcatcatcatcttcatggTTCTTGATTCTTGAAGAGAGGGTGATGATGATGAAGATTGATCAACATCCGCATGAGGTGGCTTTCTATAATAAAATGGAAACCATGGGACTATTGGTTCTGGTGGTGGTGGTGCTTCACCATTCACAGAATCTGGTGGAGAGTAAATATAAGGATCATTATTATTATAACCAGCTGGTGGTGTTGGATTGATGGTTGATGGAGGGTTTGGGACATACCCCCCACCCCCTTGTGGTGATGGTGGGGTTGTAGTTGCTGGAGGAGGGTTGTTTCCTGTGGGGCTGGTTGGTGGTGGATAACAAGGGTAAGGACATTCTTGGGCTGTGATTCTTGGTGGAAAGTTAAGTAATATTAGTAATGGAAGAACATATAGTAGTAGAGTAATTGAGAGGAGTTGTGTGTGTCTAGAAGGCATGTTTTGTGTTGTGGAAAGAAATGGAAGGAAAAAAGAAGGGAAATGAGTGAAAGAGTATTAAGGAAATGAAGTATAGGTTTGATTTGATAAGGTCCTTTTAGGGAAATATGGAAAGGAAAAAAGAAGGGGAAATGAAAGAAAGGGTATTAAAGAAATAAAGTAGAGAGGTTTGAGTTAATGGGGGTCTTTTTCGAGAAACATAGAAAGGAAAttaaaaagaaggaaataaaGTAGAGAGGTTTGAGTTAATGGGGGTCTTTTTAGAGAAACATAGAAAGGCAAAAAAGAAGGGAAATTACAAAAAAGGTAGAAAGGAAATGAAGTAGAGGTTTGAGTTAATGGGGCCTTTTTAGAGAAAcatagaaaggaaaaaaaaaagggggaaatgaAAGAAAGGGTATGAAGGTAATGAAGTAGACGTTTGAGTTAATGTGGTTCTTTTAGAGAAACATAGAAAGGCAAAAAGAAgggaaaataaaaaatgaatattaAGGAAATGAAGTAGAGGTTGAGTTAGTGGGGACCTTTTTAGAGAATAATAGACAAAAtaggtttatatatatattatatatttttaaatCAAGATTGTAGAAAGAAATGAAAGGTAAAAAAGGAAGgggaaatgaagaaaaatggtATTAAGGAAATGAAGTAGAGTTGAGTTAATGGGGTCCTTTTAGAGAAACATAGACAAAGTAGATTTCTCTTCAAGATTGTAGAAAgaaatgaaaggaaaaagaagaaagggaaatgaagaaaaagggcTATTAGGGGAATCAATAAAGGGGAGCTAATAGACTTTTGAGTATTGATGGGTTTTCTTAAGGTTTAGGAAAGAGGCAAAAGAGATGCAAAAGTATGGAACAAAAGCAAGAGGCTTTTTGGCCGCTTTGATGTTTTAGATAGGAGAATATTGTCGACCTTGCAAAtattttttgttatttatttAATGTTATTAGGTGGCTCAAGTAATTTTAAAATAAGAATTTGTTAAGAAGGTGTCTTTTTGGTGAGTGCGTGTTGTTATAATAAGATAAAAAGTTTAATGGTAAGCTTAGGTGATGGGATGTTTTCATCACTTTGTAGTGGAAACTTCATAGCGTGGTACTCTGAATATGACTCCTCTAGAACCCTCAGAACACGTTAGTTCAGTCCAGCCCAATTTAGTTCCTGTCAAGCTGCTGATATTTTCATTGGTTATTTCTTTAGAGataattatttataatatataattcactttttatttttcttgcaaTTTATAATTTTTTGGACCACAATTTAAAGATCGTTTAAAGCAATCTGAAATCTTGTAAGAAGACGTTAGATTACGGTATAAAGTTATGTAATTATTCAAATAATGAATGATAGTCTAATTTTTACATGTAAAGTTGCGAAATGTATGAGTAAATATTaaatttgaatttaaattttcTGAAAGGATCATTCTCTATTAGCTAGTAGGGCGCAATGGCCCGTGCCAGCACGTACCCAATATTATGAAAATTGAaactatatataaatatatatatttgtcaAAACAAAATGTCACGATAAAAATATGCACAgcctaatatatattttatatattttctaACATGTTAGTTGAACTTTTTGATTTTCACTAATATTTTATGTAGTTACTTAATGATTACTCTTTTCTATATATTGGAAAGGATGATTTCAACATGTATACTTAATGATTACCCTTAAGATTAGAAAAAAAACTAATAAATCTCTCTTGATTTGCTAAAATGAATAAGCAAAAAGAAAAACTTATTCTTTGTATAAGGGACAattaagaagaaagaaaaggaatatATGACATTTAATTACTTTTAGTATTTAATCATGATTAACTAATATGAATTATAACCTCATTAAGTCACTTAACTATATTAAATTTACCCAATTTGATATAAACTTGGATGTAGATATACTGGAGATTCTCGTTTATTCAATATCGGACCATTCATAATCGTAATATTTATCTTTCTACGTTATTCAGTAATTTCTTTTGGTGATCACCTCGTtcgcccttttttttttcaataggaTTTACCCTTCACCAAATTCAAATGGAAATATACGGAGGAAATTTTTTATCCTTCACCAGATTCAAATGGGATATATATGAAGGAAATTAAAGTAAATATGACATTATCGTACGTTAGTGCGTATCAATTTAAAAAGTTATGTGGGCGCACCTATATTCAATGACATTTTAAATGTGAAAGCTCATCTGCAAAATTTATCAAAGACTATATTACGTTGACTATAAGCGTACATGTTGAAATCATGCTTTCTAATACATTACTACTGTATATAATCACCAGTTGGTACACTTTTTCGTTCGTCCGTTTGtaggcccaaaaaaaaattatgggcccacatattaaacacaaatcaacaaatattaaaaaaaaaagtgcgatccccatattaaacacaaaccaactaatattaaaaaaaaaattaaaaagtggaacccatcatctccaaactcacggagaaaaaaaaatggaccccatattaataaaaacaagcaatataaaaaaaagtgcatcccatattaaaaaaaacaaacaatgtaaaaacaaacgtgcagactttgtattcgtagcaaacactaatataataaagttttagatgcgGAGCACAAAcaacaatgttatattaatcgtcagtggaccccatattaacaaaatcaagcaatataaaaaaaagtgaatcccatattaaaaaaacaaataatgtcaaaaaaaaatgtgcagactttatattcgtagcaaacactaacataataaagttttacatacggagcacaaactacaatgttatatcaatcgtgttttgaacattaaaaaaaaagtaaaaaaagtgggcccacatattaaaaacgtgcagactttgtattcgtagcagacactaatataataaagttttagatacggagtacaaactacaatattaattgtgggcccacatattaaacacaaaccaaccaatattaaaaaaagaagtaaaaaggtggaatccaccatctccaaactcacgggaaaaaaaactgaaccccatattaacaaaataaagcaatataaaaaaaaaagtaaatcccatattaaaaaaaaacaatgtcaaaaaaaaaaaaaaaagtgtagactttgtattcgtagcaaacactaatataataaagttttagtacggagcacaaactacaatgttatattaatcgtgttttgaacattaaaataaaagagtaaaaaaagtggaacccactatctctaaactcacgggaaaaaaaaagtggaccccatattaacaaaatcaagcaatataaaaaaaaaagtgaatcccattttaaaaaaacaacaatgtcaaaaaaaacgtgtagactttgtattcgtagcaaacactaatataataaagttttagatacggagcataaactacaatgttatattaatcgtgttttgaacattaaaaaaaagaagtaaaaaaagtggaacccactatctttaaactcacggggaaaaacaaaagtggaccccatattaacaaaatcaagcaatataaaaaaaaagtaaatcccatattaaaaaaaacaatgtcaaaaaaaaaaaaagcgtggactttgtattcgtagcaaacactaatataataaagttttcgatacggagcacaaactacaatgttatattaatcgtgttttgaacattaaaaaaaagaagtaaaaaaagtggaacccactatctctaaactcacggggaaaaaaaaagtggaccccatattaataaaatcaagcaatataaaaaaaaaagtgaatcccatattaaaaaaacaaacaatgtaaaaaaaaacgtgcagactttgtattcgtagcaaacactaatataataaagttttagatacggagcataaactacaatattaaaaaaaaagtaaaaaaattggaacccaccatctccaaactcacgggaaaaaaaagtggaccccatattaacaaaatcaagcaatattaaaaaaatcccatattaaaaaaaacgtgcagactttgtattcgtagcaaacactaatataataaagttttagatacggagcacaaactataatgttatattaatcgtgttttgaatattttaaaaaaaaaagtaaaaaaagtggaacccactatctctaaactcacaggaaaaaaaaagtggaccccatattaacaaaatcaagcaatataaaaaaaaagtgaatcccatattaaaaaaacaaacaatgtaaaaaaaaaacgtgcagactttgtattcgtagcaaacactaatataataaagttttagatacggaattaatcgtgttttgaacatagtagggCACTTTTTcatcgtccgtttgtgggcccaaaaaaaattatgggcccacatattaaacacaaaccaactaatattaaaaattaagaaaataagaAAGTGTGGTCCctatattaaacacaaaccaaccaatattaaaaaaaaaaaaaaaggaggtaaaaaaagtggaacccaccatcttcaAACTcactgagaaaaaaaaaaagtggaccccatattaccaaaatcaagcaatataaaaaaaaagtcaatCCCATATtacaaaaacaaacaatgtcaaaaaaaaaaaaaacgtgcagactttgtattcgtagcaaacactaatataataaagttttagatacagagcacaaactacaatgctatattaatcgtgttttgaatatttaaaaagaaaaaaaagaagtaaaaaaagtggaacccgctatctccaaactcacgggaaaaaaaagtgggccccatattaacaaaatcaagcaatataaaaaaaaaagtgaatcccatattaaaaaaacaaacaatgtcaaaaaaaaagtgcagactttgtattcgtaacaaacactaatataataaagttttagataaggagCACAAACTGCAAtgttaattgtgggcccacatattaaacacaaactaaccaatattaaaaaaaaagtgtggtccccatattaaacacaaaccaaccaatacttaaaaaaaaaagtaaaaaaagtgaaaccaccatctccaaactcacaggaaaaaaaagtgaactcatattaacaaaatcaagcaatataaaaaaaaagtgaatcccaatttaaaaaaataaataatgtaaaaaaaaaacgtgcagactttgtattcgtaacaaacactaataaaataaagttttagatacggagcacaaactacaatgttatatatatatatatatatatatatatatatatatatatatatatatatattatatgcataaaaatagtgcaaactaataatgtccaaaagggtgtgccccatactaaacaacaccaagcaatataaaaaatgggtcccatattaacaaaatcaagcaatataaaaaaaaaaaaaactaaacctcatattaaaaaaaaataatgtaaaagaaaaaaacagactttttattcgtagtaaacactaatttccaaagtatctcattaagtcaataatgatggattcattgccacgtgcgtatcaatccattagtgggagcaaatgaaactgtttttcttcaaaaagttaaatagtcaaaccatacagtttttttttaatattagtctgagatctaatctagatattaaactgttgtatttgctattccgccatgtcatttatttgttatgttcactaaaataaatatacttaaaatatttatattttaaaataagatagaataatgtaaaaagagattaatgtcgaaaaaaaatatatcaaatagagatcaaataatgaataaggtaaattattcaaattataattctaatcgacgttttattaaaaaaccatgcaaaagacatcatgacaagtaaaataagttaaaccaagaatatttaccaaaaattaaaaaaatagtatttcgtcgtttaaatagaaaattaatttctactttgtttcgttttaaacatgtaaaattaatttaataatttgaattagaattatccaaatcaaaatttgataaaaaataataaatattttacacctttaaattaatcgaattaaaattgaaagtatcaactgatgcttaaatattgctattgttttatctcagagagaggaaaatagtttccttttaaacaagtcttctcttttaaaaaatattaataaatttgccgattttgtattcgtagcaaacattaatataataaaattttagatacggagcacaaactataatgttatattaatcgtgttttgaacataatatatagtctatatatatatataatcactattcaaagacaattacatacacatagatgcactataatctaaagtgttggaccCGTGCGCACTAGGCCGTCTAGTAGAAAGAATATTTGTCGTCTCAACTCCGCCTTTCGTTTGAAAAGGCATCTAAAATATTGTGGAGGTTTTCACAAATACAATGAGTTGAGGTTATTatttatattttgaaaatttatattACTCTCCCCTCTTAATTTGTATATGACATAATCCGAATTTCAAGAGTCAAATAAGAAAAAATTTATCGCGATTTATTTGTATGTCCCTTAAATATTGTAAATCATTAATTCTTGcgacttataatatttttttttatgtaatttctaaatatataaattattttttaaaaactttaaaTATTGCATGTCCGAATGAAtagtcaaaataaaaaaaattgactctCAAAATTCGGACTATATCGTATAAAGCGGGACGGGAGGAGTAATAAATTTGGCGTACAATAGGAAGAACAGAATAATTACGTTTATTCAATTGCTCACAGGCTTTACTTAGATGTCTAAATCTGGTACACTATTGAATGACAAATTTAAGAAGGGCTGTATTTTTTAAATTGTTCACAAAATAATAGACAATGCATGTGCTGTTTAATTATTCATAAAGTTTGCCGGACCGATTAAACATGGCACAATGTtaattctattattattattattattattattattattattattattattattattattatatcaagATAATTGTACTTTGTGGCCCCCTTTATTCTAAACTGAACAATATTGCCAACCGGCCAACCCATGGCGTACACAGAATTTTTCGTAAGCGGTGTCACATTTTAAAATGAAAACAAATAACGTCATATTTAAAAAGTAGCATAATATAAATGAAACACAACTCTATACTCCTATAACTCTCCCCGATGAATTTTCGTTTTTTGAAATGTATTTAAAATAACCTCACTAGAAATAATATTGGACGCGTCATTTTTCTATATAAGGAGCCAAATGATCACTAGAAACTCTTTGTTCATTTGATTCCGCAAATTGTCTTAATCAATTTTTGTTGATGAGAAAAAAGATAGAAGAAAAAAATATAGCACACAGCTAAGTAGGGATGCAGCATCCTTAAGCATTTACCGATCTTGGACAAGAAGATGCTCCTGTATCTGTACACACGAGGGTGagaattttctttttaaaaaagaatgaaGCTGGTTAGTCTCGAACTCACGACATCTAACCAGAAAATGAGGCGCCTAACAAACTGCGCTCTGTCACTATTTGTGTCAGGGACTGCCACTTATTCTACTTATCCTCGTTATATTGCTTCTGCCTTCCAATTATGTATACGTATTTATTAAAATTTTCTGGCGAAGCAGTGTCCCGTGACACCCTTCGGCCTAACCTAAATCCCCCCGGGCATTTTGTAAAGGGAAGAAATCAACAAGCTAGGAAGTAGGGAGGGGACACAACAACTCAATTTGGAAACTTCTCAAAAATGACACTTCTTGCTAAATCATGATGTactccatttaaaaaaaaaaaaaaaaactgatgtcCTGCATTCAAcattactaataataataataagtcaaATTGAGACTTCAAGGTTATTGCTCGagatttaaaattattttcttggatCTTGTTTAATTTTTCGTAGTTCCTTGGTTGCTTCCTTTATCTTGAAAATCACCATACAATTGTCAAATCAGGCCCTAAAAGTCATGTAacttttacatatatattttggaGTTATACAATAGGTACTTGTCGTGCAAAATAATTCTTACAATATCAATGATCACCCAAAAGATAATTGCATGTAATATTTACTTAAAACCTGAGGTTAGCAACATAAAATATAAGACATGTTACTTATTATAACATGAGTTTAAATAAATTGAATGTGCAAgcttctttaaaaaataaaaaaaaataaaaaattgtagtGTTAAGTTAAATCGTACTCTTGGCATATGTGTAATTCGCATATACGAAGTTGCATGTGGACGAAAAGAAAATAGCTAGCTAGCTCAAGCATCCATTTGTTGACTGTTGAAAAAAAGTGTGTGGTCGAATATTCAAGAATTGATTATTCCACACGCAACACAAATTGGAAACGTGGCGCCAGTGTTTTTTCTTTCCCTACTAGACCCATCTGATATTTGATATTTACGGGTTCGATTAATTTTGATCCATATCGCGTAATTCATTAAAAAGAGTCGCAAAAAAAATTATAGCAGCTTCTGTATCCATTAATTATCCACCTTCTAGCATCTGCAGTACGGAATTTTCCTCACATTTTCTACAATCACTTGCTAATCTATCTAATACTTCGACAAAAGTCATCATTTCTTcttgcccaattttttttttttttttttttttaaatcttaggAATGAGCTAGAAGATATGTTTTTATatagggaaaatacattaaaaccccctaacgtatagccagattaattataaCGCACTCAATCTTTgcaggcgacctattaccccccggtcttaatttttcagtattttagtagcattttttggctgacgtggcaaaaaaaaaaaattgaagcccagtcgcacagtggagagtgttgcacactctcagTCACGTCACCgccactttttttttcatttcactgCCACttcttttttcatttgatttttttaGTAGCATTTTGATTTCactgccacttttttttttcattttgatttttttttcat
Encoded proteins:
- the LOC132641598 gene encoding uncharacterized protein LOC132641598, producing the protein MPSRHTQLLSITLLLYVLPLLILLNFPPRITAQECPYPCYPPPTSPTGNNPPPATTTPPSPQGGGGYVPNPPSTINPTPPAGYNNNDPYIYSPPDSVNGEAPPPPEPIVPWFPFYYRKPPHADVDQSSSSSPSLQESRTMKMMMITTTIFPLILLFH